The genomic segment agttttgctatacggtagcgaaacctggacattgtcctgtgccttggaggctcgtcttgaagccttttgtaataggtccttgcgccagatcatggggtactgttggcgggaccatgtgtccaaccaacggttgcaccgtgagactggcacaagacctgttatccgcacaatccgtgatcgccaactaaggctatacggccacctggctcgctttcctcaggatgatcctgcccatcaggtcgtctctgtaagagacaaccctgggtggaggaggcctgtgggacgaccgaggaagtcatggcttgggcagatcgaccaaacctgccgtgaagaactagagatgggccgagtccctgcctggcgtctagccatgagggatcctcgtaggtggaactgaagggtggatgcggctatgcgcccccgtcggcgtcagcccccttgatgatgatgatgatgatacgatgataatgctaataataactaggacgataacaataatgatgatgatcagtatcatagttaccattatcatcaccattattatcatctttatcatcatcatccttagtcATACATTcacaccttctcctcttcgtaGAAATATTCCCGAAGAACCGCTCTGGCGATGGAGAAGGGGCGGAaggggtggtgatgataatgagaataatagtaataaagataataatgataatgataatgatgataataataagaataaaagtgacaataacaatgataatgataataataatgacattaataataataaggataataatatcaagaatgatagtaagaaccaaatgatgataacaatgataataaagataattatagtaatgacaatcataatgatattgataatgataatgacaataataatggaaataataatagtaataataatgataatgataataatattaataataataataataatgataataattaccatgaaaatgataatgataataatgataataatcatgaaaatgataatgataatgataacaatagtagtagtagtaatgattgatgatgatgataaagattacatcaatgacaatgattctggtaatgataataaaacaatgccaatgacaatgatattaagctaacctaacctaacctaacccaacccaaccaacctaacctaacccaacccaacctaacctaccctaacccaacccagcctaacctaacttaaccaacccaacccagcctaacctaacctaacccaacccaacctaacctaacccaacccaacccagcctaaactaacccaacctagcccaacccaacctaacccaacgcaacctaacctaacccaacccagcctaacctaacccaacctagcccaacccaacctaacctaacctaacctaacctaacccaacctaacctaccctaacccaacccaacctaacccaacctaacctaccctaacccaacccaacccaacctaacctaacctaaccaacccagtctaacctaacctaacccaacccagcctaacctaacccaacccaacctaacctaacctaacccaacctaacctaacctaacccaacccaacccaacctaacctaacccaacccaacttaaactaatctaacccaacccaacctaacccaacccaaccaacccaacccagcctagcctaacctaacccaacccaacccaacctaaactattctaacccaacccaacctaacctaatctaacccaacccagcctagcctaacctaacccaacctaacctaacccaacccaacctaacctaacccaacctaatctaacgcaacccaacctaaactaatctaacctaacctaacccaacctaatctaacctaacccaacctaacctaccctaacccaacccaacctaacctaacccaacccaacctaacctaacccaacccagcctaacctaacctaacccaacccaacctaacccaatccAGCCTAATCTAaacaaaccaaacctaacttgaCCGAAATcggatacgattggtgtacgcgaaaccggcaaaaaaaaaaaaaaaaaacaggaaaaaaaattccttttttaCATATAAGAATAAAAGGGTGTCAGTTTTACCACTCATTATCATCTCTCATCATTTCTAGTGTACTTTGTTCACTGTACAGTTTCTTTCATaaagataaacttttttttaatgatgtctTCCAAAAAACACTCTCAAATATACCTACGATAAAAGCCTTATCGTTCCCATCAATGTCTCATTTAAATGTAGCTTGAGACAAATCATGAATCTGACGTCAGTAAATAAATACTGTCACCATGTGACCGCAGGGAGTTCCCTAACTTGTCACTGCCAACTCGTGGTCAAGTTGATGATTTAGCGTATTATGACATTATAacacccttctccctgtccctttcacccgcctctctctctctctctcttcctctccctcacccccctctctatctcacacagGCGTAGGAAGTAGGTTCCCAGCAAAACACCCGGGAGTCTGCAGCTTCTGACGAGGTCCAGGGGCAGCACCCCGTTGTGGGACGAGGGATTGAGGCCCCCAGAAGCTCCTAGATTTTAGCAGTTTTAAAAAGATAAACTCATTAATGTCTGCACTAAACTGTCAGACATCTTTATTTAGACTATACTTGACATACTGGTTTTCATTTTGAACACCAGACCTGGGTCAGTGTCCTCAACAACTGGGTAACAAAGGAATTGCACTATTTGTCTACAGGGAATGTCCTCAAAAGttgagaatggagggggggagtaTAAGTTGGGTCCCGCCTCCCCTCCATACTAGGATGGGAGGGGCGGtcgtccccctgccccccccgccccccttttcctacgcctatgtctctctctccctatttccttcacCCTCATTTGCAAAGGGGGCCCAGCACCTTTCAAACCATCGCATACCGAGTGACTGCGTTGCCAGGACGAACCAACCGCAACACAGAATAAAAGGTATTCCTGAGGGAAACCAGAAATCTGAGTGAATTAGTTTTATTAAGAGCGTACAGAGGCTCAAGCGCGTAAGGAGTGAGTTTGGCTCCGTGCTTGTCCGTTCTGGCTTGGGTCGCGCACAGGTAAGGCTGATATACAAGATCGAAAGAGGGGAGCCtaggttgttatgattattatagttaacaatatcatcatccttattataattaacattaacattactctcattatcatcatcatcatcatcattattattattatcattattattattattgttattatcattattatcattactgctatcgctatattttttttcatcaatgttattattactattattgttatccttattgtcattgttattttatcattatcattactattgttattattatcattaacattatcattgttatctttatcattatcattatttttatctttatggtaatcattatcattattattattattattattttcattgtcatcatcatcaacagtatcatcattatcatcctcatcgttattattattattattatcaacaatgttattattacgattattactatcatcattattaccatgattattattattgctattttttattactcttattattaccattattattatcctaatcatcatcgttaacattgtcattacttttattattatcattttcattgctattattattatcattatgataataaagataaatggtgatgatagtaacagaaaTCGGTATGAACGCATATGTATGATAAACTAGTTTCCTTATTGACTAAAACTTATGGCACTGAACAAGTTTACAATTGGTAAAAAATGCATGCAGGGAATTGCTTAAATAttgcaactctctttctctctcactcactctctgcctgtacgtatatatatacaataaatacattgacatatatatgtgtgtgcataaacacacatacacatacacacgcacacgcatataaatacacacacacacacacacacacacacacacacacacatatatatatatatatatatatatatatatatatatatatatatatatatatatatgtacatatatatgtatttatatatatatatatatatatatatatatatatatatatatatatatgtgtatatatatatatgtatatatatatgtatatatatgtatatatatgcatatatatgcatatatacatatatatacatatatatatgtatatatatatatatatatatatatatatatatatatatatatatttatatgtatatgtatatatatgtatatacatgtatatatatatacatatatatacatatatatatacatatataaatatgtatatatatatgtatatgtatatgtatgtgtatatatatatatatatatatatatatatatatatatatatatatatatatatatatgtatatgtatatgtatatgtatatatatatatatatatatatatatatatatatatatatatatatatatatatatatatatatttatatatatgtatatatatatatatgtatatatatatttatacatatatatatatatatatatatatatatatacatatttatatatatatatatatatacatatatatatatatatatatatatatatatatatatatatatatagctatagctatagatatatggatatacatgaatatatgtacatatacatatagagatacatttacagatacatatatagatatagacatatatatgtagatatagatagatatatatacatatagatatagatatctgtgtgagtatgtatccatacacacacatattcatatatatatgtgtgtgtgtgtgtgtatatatatatatatatatatatatatatatatatatatatatatatatatatatatatatttgtatatatatatatatatatatatatatatatatatataaatttatatatatatatatatatatatatatatgtatatatatatatatatgtatgtatgtatatatagatatatatatatataaatatgtgtgtgtgtgtgtgtgtgtgtgtgtaagtgtgtgcatatgcgtgtgtgtttatatacacgtatatttgcaCGCATGTAATACGCTCTACCACTCGACGGCCAGCGGGTTCGCCTGGCACATGAAGAACCTGCTCCTGCTGCCGTCTCCGTCGTTGAGCTTCCCTTGATAGAAGACATAGACGTTGAGCGAATCGTCGTTGTCTGTGACGATCTCCACCGCCTGGCCTAACGCTGTGTCTGCGAGGAGGGTTCCGTCTCCGAGCACGATGCCCGAGGGACCTTTCTCCACGGAAATGTAGAGCGTGTCCGGAACAGCTGCGGGAGAACAGGTTTCGTGAGGGCGAGTTGTAGTAAGGTATGGTCGCGCCGAGGACATTTTGGTGTTTATGAGGTGAAGTGGAGGGCCAGTAGGGAGATATTTTGGATTTAGTTGGTGCAGGTAGGTGAGATGGGAGTGAAATGGAGACAAGGCTTAATTCTAGCATGGATATTTCGTATTTGTTTCGGCGTTGCGGTAGTAATTTTATCGATATGTAAAGCTCTGAACATCTCTTTCGAAGCATACTCCTCAAACAACAAACCACGAGACTTCCAACACAACAACCgagaagataaaacgaaaaaggaTCGAACACGAACTTGGAGCGTAACGATAAGGGTCCAAGATGCTCAGTTGTTGCAGCGTTTTATAGACTCCAAGGCGGTGGCCGGGGATCCTGGAGCAGAAACTCTTAGCCACGTCGTAAGTCCTGGTGAACGGGGGCGTCAGGTAGAGCAAATTGTCTTTCTTGAACGAATACTCTCCTCTTACGGACTCTGTGGAAGACGGAAAAAGGCTATGGAATAAAGGACGGCCTTACTTGTCTTTGATGCGCTCAGGTGATGAAGCTTTTATCGgaatttgtcttttgttttcatgCTTGTGTGATTCCTTATCGGTATGATAGTTTGTATTTGAACACATATAACTCTAGATCAACATAGGGAGGAAATGGGTTTACTGCTTTCCTATCTACCTCAGCAAATTGTATAGGATTAAAAAGTTAAttgtaaggatgattataataataacaaatgatgataatgataatgaaaataatgatcataatgatgataacgatgatactaatgatggtagtaatggtaatggtgattataatgatattgatgatgataatgataataatgatattaataataataatattaacaataataatgatgataataataatgatatttacaataataatgataataataataataataatgataacattcatgacaataatgaatgatgattacaataataacagttatgatgataatgagaattttagtaataatgataagaacaataataatgacaataatgatattaataacaataagaaaacaacaataataaagacaacacttaaattaataataataacaaaacaaaaccccgTAAAAAGTCTAGGGTTCCGACTCGCCTTCTTTGAAATAGTAGGTGGCGTTGGCGTGCTCCAGGACCTCGTAGGTGGTGGGTCCCGCGGCCGCTATCCTGCACTCGGCTGTTCCGTCGTCCAGGGAGACCAGAGACCAGGCCACGCACTCGAGCGTCACGAAGCACATGCTCTTGCACTGACCTGAGGGCAAGGCGGTGGGTCTGAGGGTACTGGGTTATGATTCATATTTATGGTACAATTTCccccttgtttttgttgttgttgttgttattgttgttcttccccCTGGTTGCTTGGATTGCCGTTCATGAAGTGGAAATTATTCTATGAGCGTGTGTAAtgggggggtttgggtgggggtgggaggggatattGAATGAAATTATTTATGGATTCCTATTATTTcactaaaaaaaacaacacctcACTTTCGtcgagaaacgaaacgaaaaaaaagctaCCACAAtggcattctttctctctatacttcCTTTCCTGACAAAACATTTGCTCCATAACTTCCCCAAGCAAATCCCATCCCTTCTTGTTTTGTAACTTTCCTCACCAAGTAAAGTTTCGAAACAAGGGATATGATTATTCAAGTGAAAAGGTTGAGAAATATCAATGGCGAAGACTGCGAAAAGAGGGACATACCAGATCTATAATGTTCTGTACTAGCAtttatatttgcttatatttacagatatggttatgtgtatatatacatttacatatgaatgCCTGCTTGGGGAGTATATATCACCGTGGTTAGCAGGCTTGCGTGTTTATAATACTGAGGTAATGTAATATTCAACCTTACTGGAGGGGCTGAATAGTAGGTCACCGACGAAGTTACTCCCGATTAAGTTACTCGCGACTAAATTACTCTTGCGTGACATATTCCCGACTAAATGACCCCCTAAGACCAAGGGACGCCCAAGCCAGGAGGTGGGCGGCAATCTGCTGTTTTTTCCTCCCAGACTGGGAGAGGTCCGATTCTGTGGtacttggaatatatatatatatatatatatatatatatatatatatatatatatatatatatatatatatataaaaataaacaaaagtatatatatatatatatatatatatatatatatatatatatatatatatatatatatgtgtgtgtgtgtgtgtgtgtgtgtgtgtgtgtgtgtgtgtgtgtgtatgtgtgtgtgtgtgtgtgtgtgtgtgtgtgtgtgtgtgtgtgtgtgtgtgtgtgtgcgtgtgtgggggggtggtaggggggtatatatgtgtatacatacaaatatatatatatatatatatatatatatatatatatatatatatatatatatatatatatatatatatatatatatatacatgtattagaaATGTGCTTTTAAAAGAAATCAGAATAATCAATATTGATGTAACATTAAagcaaataaagatgattatatttttatcattatccttatttatatctttctccctatctattttttctgtatcATTACCATTCGTGTTGTTGCTGTTAGCTGCACAATAaggattattacaattatattatcATAGTTTCAGAcggtgatggtgacagtgatattattagtattttttatatcatcattctaatggtaataatctttcattactatcgtcattatcatcatta from the Penaeus vannamei isolate JL-2024 chromosome 1, ASM4276789v1, whole genome shotgun sequence genome contains:
- the LOC113801227 gene encoding uncharacterized protein, with amino-acid sequence MKNIEKLTMLLVMTMLARPGTPMVISQGSDAGPRRPSVHYILSKQGNFFVAPGKALKEEDAAFTLPAKNACQCKSMCFVTLECVAWSLVSLDDGTAECRIAAAGPTTYEVLEHANATYYFKEESVRGEYSFKKDNLLYLTPPFTRTYDVAKSFCSRIPGHRLGVYKTLQQLSILDPYRYAPTVPDTLYISVEKGPSGIVLGDGTLLADTALGQAVEIVTDNDDSLNVYVFYQGKLNDGDGSRSRFFMCQANPLAVEW